From a single Vicia villosa cultivar HV-30 ecotype Madison, WI unplaced genomic scaffold, Vvil1.0 ctg.002202F_1_1, whole genome shotgun sequence genomic region:
- the LOC131638179 gene encoding cystathionine beta-lyase, chloroplastic-like isoform X2: MVSSSISLKPFANSVSISRPTQSTISGKSWDSLVFSKSDNFRGNIRLCGDGLKLRCSVDREMDVSTSALVDDGVVAECLNEEVREPSISTMLMNFESKFDPYGAVSPPLYQTATFTQPSAIENGPYDYTRSGNPTRDVLESILAKLDKADRAFCFTSGMAALTAVVHLLKSGDEILAADDLYGGADRLLSQVVPRSGVLVKRVNTSDLDEVASAFAPKTKLVWLESPTNPRIQISDIRKIAELAHAHGALVLVDNSIMSPVLSQPLELGADIVMHSATKFIAGHSDIMAGVLAVKGERLAKEIYFVQNAVGSGLAPNDCWLCLRGIKTMSLRVEKQQENAQKIAEFLASHPRVKKVNYAGLPGHPGRDLHYSQAKGAGSVFSFLTGSLALSRHIVETTKYFSITVSFGSVKSLISLPCFMSHASIPAAVREARGLTDDLVRISVGIEDVNDLIADLDNAFRTGPL, translated from the exons ATGGTTTCTTCTTCGATCTCTCTCAAACCCTTCGCTAATTCAGTTTCAATTTCTCGCCCCACTCAG AGCACAATTTCTGGAAAGAGTTGGGATAGCTTGGTGTTTAGCAAGTCGGATAATTTCAGAGGAAATATACGGTTGTGTGGAGACGGGTTGAAGCTACGTTGCTCGGTTGATAGAGAGATGGATGTGAGCACTTCTGCTTTGGTGGATGATGGTGTTGTTGCTGAGTGCTTAAATG AGGAGGTAAGGGAGCCGAGCATTTCGACAATGTTGATGAATTTCGAGAGTAAGTTTGATCCTTATGGTGCAGTTAGTCCGCCGCTTTACCAGACTGCTACTTTTACGCAG CCTTCTGCAATCGAAAATGGTCCTTATGACTATACCAGAAGTGGAAATCCTACTAGAGATGTTTTAGAAAG CATTCTTGCAAAACTTGATAAGGCGGATAGAGCCTTTTGCTTCACCAGTGGAATGGCTGCTTTGACTGCTGTTGTTCACCTTCTTAAAAGCG GTGATGAAATTCTCGCTGCCGATGATCTGTATGGCGGAGCTGATAGGTTGCTGTCCCAAGTAGTTCCGAGGAGTGGAGTTTTGGTGAA ACGGGTAAATACAAGTGATTTGGATGAGGTCGCATCTGCTTTTGCACCCAAGACTAAGCTTGTATGGCTGGAGAGTCCAACCAATCCCCGGATACAAATTTCTGATATCCGA AAAATAGCAGAATTGGCTCATGCACATGGTGCTCTTGTTTTGGTGGACAACAGTATAATGTCACCTGTATTATCCCAGCCGTTGGAACTTGGAGCAG ATATTGTCATGCACTCAGCTACGAAGTTTATTGCTGGACATAGTGATATTATGGCCGGCGTGCTTGCTGTGAAAGGTGAAAG GTTGGCAAAGGAAATATATTTCGTACAAAATGCCGTGGGCTCCGGCTTAGCTCCAAATGACTGTTGGCTTTGTTTGCGAGGAATCAAGACTATGTCCCTTCGAGTTGAGAAGCAACAG GAGAATGCACAGAAGATCGCTGAGTTTCTTGCTTCCCATCCGCGAGTGAAGAAAGTTAACTATGCTGGTTTGCCTGGTCATCCTGGGCGAGATTTACACTATTCTCAG GCAAAAGGTGCAGGATCCGTGTTTAGCTTTTTGACAGGTTCACTTGCGCTCTCAAGGCATATTGTTGAAACCACCAAATACTTTAGCATAACCGTTAGTTTTG GGAGTGTAAAATCACTCATCAGCTTGCCTTGCTTTATGTCACATGCTAGCATACCTGCTGCAGTCCGCGAGGCCAGAGGTTTAACTGATGATCTTGTTCGTATATCCGTTGGTATTGAAGATGTCAACGATCTGATCGCTGATCTTGACAATGCATTTAGAACCGGGCCTCTGTAA
- the LOC131638179 gene encoding cystathionine beta-lyase, chloroplastic-like isoform X1, which yields MVSSSISLKPFANSVSISRPTQSTISGKSWDSLVFSKSDNFRGNIRLCGDGLKLRCSVDREMDVSTSALVDDGVVAECLNEEEVREPSISTMLMNFESKFDPYGAVSPPLYQTATFTQPSAIENGPYDYTRSGNPTRDVLESILAKLDKADRAFCFTSGMAALTAVVHLLKSGDEILAADDLYGGADRLLSQVVPRSGVLVKRVNTSDLDEVASAFAPKTKLVWLESPTNPRIQISDIRKIAELAHAHGALVLVDNSIMSPVLSQPLELGADIVMHSATKFIAGHSDIMAGVLAVKGERLAKEIYFVQNAVGSGLAPNDCWLCLRGIKTMSLRVEKQQENAQKIAEFLASHPRVKKVNYAGLPGHPGRDLHYSQAKGAGSVFSFLTGSLALSRHIVETTKYFSITVSFGSVKSLISLPCFMSHASIPAAVREARGLTDDLVRISVGIEDVNDLIADLDNAFRTGPL from the exons ATGGTTTCTTCTTCGATCTCTCTCAAACCCTTCGCTAATTCAGTTTCAATTTCTCGCCCCACTCAG AGCACAATTTCTGGAAAGAGTTGGGATAGCTTGGTGTTTAGCAAGTCGGATAATTTCAGAGGAAATATACGGTTGTGTGGAGACGGGTTGAAGCTACGTTGCTCGGTTGATAGAGAGATGGATGTGAGCACTTCTGCTTTGGTGGATGATGGTGTTGTTGCTGAGTGCTTAAATG AAGAGGAGGTAAGGGAGCCGAGCATTTCGACAATGTTGATGAATTTCGAGAGTAAGTTTGATCCTTATGGTGCAGTTAGTCCGCCGCTTTACCAGACTGCTACTTTTACGCAG CCTTCTGCAATCGAAAATGGTCCTTATGACTATACCAGAAGTGGAAATCCTACTAGAGATGTTTTAGAAAG CATTCTTGCAAAACTTGATAAGGCGGATAGAGCCTTTTGCTTCACCAGTGGAATGGCTGCTTTGACTGCTGTTGTTCACCTTCTTAAAAGCG GTGATGAAATTCTCGCTGCCGATGATCTGTATGGCGGAGCTGATAGGTTGCTGTCCCAAGTAGTTCCGAGGAGTGGAGTTTTGGTGAA ACGGGTAAATACAAGTGATTTGGATGAGGTCGCATCTGCTTTTGCACCCAAGACTAAGCTTGTATGGCTGGAGAGTCCAACCAATCCCCGGATACAAATTTCTGATATCCGA AAAATAGCAGAATTGGCTCATGCACATGGTGCTCTTGTTTTGGTGGACAACAGTATAATGTCACCTGTATTATCCCAGCCGTTGGAACTTGGAGCAG ATATTGTCATGCACTCAGCTACGAAGTTTATTGCTGGACATAGTGATATTATGGCCGGCGTGCTTGCTGTGAAAGGTGAAAG GTTGGCAAAGGAAATATATTTCGTACAAAATGCCGTGGGCTCCGGCTTAGCTCCAAATGACTGTTGGCTTTGTTTGCGAGGAATCAAGACTATGTCCCTTCGAGTTGAGAAGCAACAG GAGAATGCACAGAAGATCGCTGAGTTTCTTGCTTCCCATCCGCGAGTGAAGAAAGTTAACTATGCTGGTTTGCCTGGTCATCCTGGGCGAGATTTACACTATTCTCAG GCAAAAGGTGCAGGATCCGTGTTTAGCTTTTTGACAGGTTCACTTGCGCTCTCAAGGCATATTGTTGAAACCACCAAATACTTTAGCATAACCGTTAGTTTTG GGAGTGTAAAATCACTCATCAGCTTGCCTTGCTTTATGTCACATGCTAGCATACCTGCTGCAGTCCGCGAGGCCAGAGGTTTAACTGATGATCTTGTTCGTATATCCGTTGGTATTGAAGATGTCAACGATCTGATCGCTGATCTTGACAATGCATTTAGAACCGGGCCTCTGTAA